A single Schistocerca cancellata isolate TAMUIC-IGC-003103 unplaced genomic scaffold, iqSchCanc2.1 HiC_scaffold_799, whole genome shotgun sequence DNA region contains:
- the LOC126143444 gene encoding ankyrin repeat domain-containing protein 65-like, producing MRPTTTSTTTAAVATAATTSTTTTATATTTTAGTTCQTPAAAAAAALPTTPAPDDATVSRLRSLSAKERGRRLVLAAEQGAVEELRALIAAGADVRAWDEWGCTALHWAAWRGDVEAARLLVGAGAAVDARDSFIGWTPLHHAAHNGHAEVADALLDAGADRVVTDAQGRTALDFARQFNHRRLVEMLS from the exons ATGAGGCCCACCACCACCTCTACCACCACCGCCGCagtcgccaccgccgccaccacctccaccacgaccaccgccaccgccaccaccaccactgctggcACAACCTGCCagactcctgctgctgctgctgctgctgcactgcCCACGACTCCTGCACCCGATGACGCCACTGTCTCTCGCTTGCG gagcctctctGCTAAGGAGAGGGGCAGGAGGCTGGTCCTGGCGGCTGAGCAGGGGGCAGTGGAGGAGCTGAGGGCGCTGATCGCCGCTGGGGCCGACGTGCGGGCGTGGGATGAGTGGGGCTGCaccgccctgcactgggcagcGTGGAGAGGAGACGtcgaggcggcgaggctgctggtgggggcgggggcggcggtggacgcCAGGGACAGTTTCATTGGGTGGACGCCGCTTCATCACGCGGCACACAACGGCCACGCAGAAGTGGCGGATGCGCTGCTTGACGCTGGGGCCGACAGAGTGGTCACAGATGCTCAGGGGCGGACAGCGCTGGACTTCGCCAGGCAGTTCAACCACAggcggctggtggagatgctgtcatGA